CCAACGGCTAAAATCTAGCTGAAAGTGGATCACGCAACAGGACgacgatccaaaacacaccgGTAAATCTAcgactgaatggctgaaaaagaaaagaatcaggaatggccaagtcaaaggcTAGACTTCTACCACATTGAGATGCTATGGCAGGAACTAAAGAGAGCTGTGCATTACCAAATGCTCTCAAACATCACTGAGCTGAAGCAGTTTTGTAACTGGGCCAGAATTGCTCCCTGGCGATGTGAGAAACTGATAAACTCCTGcaggaaatgtttatttcaagTTATTGCTGCTTAAGGGGGTTCTACACCTTACTTAATCATAGGGtgcactttctttttcacacaaGACAGCTGAATGGTGgctgattatttttaataaataatgccAAAGCTAAATTTGAGTGTGTCATCTGTCACATGAGGTTAGATTTATCCACTGTTAGGACTTGGTGAGGACTAGATGAAGGTTAGATATGTCTAAATATGTAAAACCATATAATTGTAAGGGAGTgtcctttctttttcacatcactgtaTCTTTCAGCCCTTAAGGACCAGAGTTCCTATAACTGAACAAATCTCTTTCTTAATTGATCAAAAAATGTCAGTGATCCTAATCTTTCAGAAACAGGGGATTTATGGTGACCTCTACGATAAACTGGATTGAGGCTATCCAGTACCAAGGGCTTATGGATTCCAAGGAGATCTTCCAGCCCACTTGTTAACGGTAAATATTCTCACAACTAATATTATTGAGGGTTTAATCTTCAAAATACAGAATCTTGGATTAAGCAAGAAGGCTGAATTAAAAGAGAATTAAGGAAACAGCTGTGAGTAAAGATGATCAAATGTGATCTTACCAGGGTCCAAAGAACTGCTGTACTGCCAAACGCCATCCCAACACGTAACCAGTTAGGGTTGGTGAAGTCAGGCTTCCTTGCAGTGAAGGCAGAACGGGTTACATCTGAAAAGAACAGATTTTTCCACATGCTATTATTTCTCCAGGCAATCCCAATTATCCAAGTGGcctaaatataaaagaaaaggttagaaTGGGGAGCTATGTCAGTGTGTGACTCACAAAAGAATAGACAGGTGTTAACTCCACAGTGAAAAGTATAAAGGAAACACACAATGTTTTGTGATCACACATCAAAACAAGGAAttataatttttgttttctcttcttttcgGTGTGGcatgaacctttacttgttcctcgtCAAAGAGGAGTATGTATTTATGCATTtgcacatacacatacacagaTATAAACTAAATGTTTGAATAACTGCTAAAAAgttgataaatgtgtttttcttttagttttgagTAACTAAAGCTTCCATCTTTAAACTGACTAATGCTCCATTTTGGATGGATGTTGTAGAAAACCTCTAGAAAAAACACCTGGCTAACCTTGAAAACATTGGAAAATACTAAGTGTCCCTAAGGACTGCCTTTTACAATGACAGCCTTACTTTATGCAAGAACCTGGAGCATTCACTTCTAGAAATCACCCTTTGCTTTACTGTTCCATTTTCACATTATTGTCGAAAATCTTATTAAAACTACCCAGCACAATCCAGCTTTTTCTTACAGctgttttttcatgtttttggaaACTAAAAAactatattaatgaaacatggAAGAAGAAAGGACACTTAGAAGCGAACACATTGCCAAAGCTGAATGATCTCCGAATTGCAAACTTGTTTCAATGCTCTTCAACCAGTCCCACACAAGCCGAGCGAAAAACAATTTCCAACGTctaaaactcaaaataaaatctaGACAACAAAAAAGACGTTTTCAGGCGAACTTAGTATATACtaagtatatagtatatacttaGTATAtaatggatgctgcacattggtggtggtggaggggagtccccagtacctgtaaatcgctttgagtggaatgtccagaaaaagcgctatataagtgtaagctattattattattattattattattattattattataccctGCATGTGTTAACGTAATTAAATTGCAATATCTTTACTATTCGTTAGATACGACAAAATAATGGTTTAATTAATTATGGGGAAAATAACGTAAACACAAACTACACATTTAGTGATTCATTGTTACTTACGCTCTTAGCTAAATAACTGATGTAACGTATTCCTCTTTAATCGAACAGAGTTCAAACAGTATGATATTGAGAAAAGGTCAGGTAGGGGCCTGCCTctgtaaaaaaagcatttgtagGTCGAAAGACCTAGAATAGTTTCATAATCTTTATTCGGAAAATAAAAGATAAGTTATAAGTAATAAACTTACTCTTGCTAACAGTCGCTGTCTGCAGCAATAGCCGGTTTAAAGACATGGTCAATCTCAGTGTAATATTTTCAATAACGTACTCGCACGGCGAAAAAGCTCGCTCCTCGATTAGTAGGACTGGACAAGGAAGGTTCAGGCGTGATAGTTGATCTCAGATTTCCTGATTGTGAGAACTGGACAACTTAATGATATCCAATTTCATTTACATGCAATCTTCAATTCGGCGTTTTTCAACTCAAACCATTGGCGATTAAATAAACACGGGAAAGTATAATGTGATATTTTGTAAATTTAGAGATGTAGAAATTACCCATTGCTAACCCTGTGTGAACTAATAAATTCTTGAATTATAAGTTCTTCTATGCAATGGTTACCAGTAGCACAAAAATGGTAATATTACAATTTACAATATTAATAGGAGTTAGAATCTTAATTTTAGATTTTCCAATTCCCAATATCTATGCCATAAAAAcaactaatatttttttctgctactGTAATGTTTATTAACCATACAGTAGGGCAAATACCATTATCCATCCATTAATGAAATTTCCCTGGAAGTATAAGGCACAAAGAGATATACCTTTAAGGGATGCCAGTCTTTCAAAGGGCACACATAAGTTAGAGACACTGGCTAACCTTGCTAGCATGCCTGGAGTTACCTTCTGTAACAGAATCAGTGCAAATAAGCCATTTGaataagcactttgagtggagtgtccagaaaagcactatataagtgtaaggaattatcatTAATACTTCAACCCACAGTCCTCTATCAATTGAAAAAATCTGctatttccctcacaggatcaatagaGTATCTATCTATCAATGTAAGATTTTTTTAGATGATTAATGAGATGTAGGACATCACTGCAGTGATACAACATCTATGTCTTACATAAACACTTTTTACTCCATTAGAGATGTTCTTGCCTTTATTTCTCACTTTAAAAAGCCAGACAACATGAGGCAGATTCAAGCAGGCAAATCAAAATAATGGCATTACTGGTGGGTTTGTAGATGATCTAACACTTTCAAGGAAAGTCCTTCAATGTATATGGATGAAAGCATGTCTAATGCATAAAAGTTTTATCAGTCTGTCTTTGGCAGGTTCATATATTACTTACAAATATCAACATCGCTTCAGCAGAGAAGGATATAGCATTTTTTCAGCAGTGCCAAACATACTGAAGCATTTAAAGCTTAAGCTGTTCTCTGGCTTCAGGGCTTGCAGGGGTTTGGACTAACACGCAACTGAGTGATCCAGAAGTAAACATTTCGGCTGAAATGTTGAGGTGGTAAGAGATTATAAACAGGAAAAACGAATCCCGAGTCCAGGAGAATTAATGACTCATTGGGTTGTGCGTGTCGCCTAGGGGACTTCATCTGAATGTCTTCATCCCTACCTCCAGAAACTCACACATTACAGACCTTTCATGATATTCAAATAGTTATGTCTTAGAAATGGAATGTAGAAATCAAGGACACATTTTATAAGATGACAACTTATATGGGAATATATAATGAAGTTGTTTTTGAATAGCGGAATGTGTTTCACTATTCTATACACATTTTCTGTTCAAGTCAAGGACttttttgaggattttttttaaaactgacaagCACTGGAAATGATCTTGAGGACCATGAGACTAAAGCAAAACCTCCTTAGTAACAGACTTAATCTGTCCCTTGGACATAGGAAAATCAGTTTTTGGAAAGCTAAAAAAAGAGtgcttttgtatttatttgaagCATTTTTAAGATGACATTTCCTTGAAGGTACTAATCCTGTGCAGttattctgaattttttttaaaactagacaTTTTTGGAAGTAACTTACAAAGCAAGGTCTTTCTTTGATAAGGTACGATTCTGTATAAAGTCAACGTCTGTCCTCAATTAGCTCAATTCAAGATGGTACTACAATAAATGTAAAACCAAATTCTATTTTATCTCTATGTAATAAAGAAACTGTTATCCAACAGAAGAAACAAATGTGATTTATATGTccaaaaatatacagaaatgaaaaactttatttgatatgatattttaggaacaagtaatggttgCTTTGACGCTGaaagttgaaagaaaaaaagggtcTCAGTTGAGGTTTTATCGGATGTATGCTTAAGAAATTAGGTTGATCTAATACAAATGACATATTAGAAACTGGAATTATATCTTTATTTGCACTTGAAAGTTATTATCTTTTTAATCTACTGTCTTTTTTCCCATATGTATTCTGAAGATTCTGCGCTTTTCTGGTTTCCCAAGACCACATTTCAAAATGAGTCTTGGAATGTTGCCTTCTGACATGTTCTTGGGGAAAACCGATTTATCGTCTTCTTTTGACTTCTGCTCGTTTTagaaatatactttaaaatgcATCATTTTCATGAAAATAACACGCTACCAAATTAAGACAATGCAACACATTGATTTTGTAAGTACTATTCAATTAACACAATTgataatattgaaaatatttttttaaagattgtgaCTAAAACCTCGCTCATTATTGCAAACTAACACAAGCGAGCAAATGGgtgtcaaaatattttcaagGTAACCATTTTGCTGTGCGCCCCCTAACGACGCGGAGGACTCAGGGGGCCTAGAGCGCCTCCACCACCTGCTTCCTGCGCCCAGGGTGCTGCGAGCGCTTCAGCGGCGGGGTCGGTACGCAAACGCAGACGGGAGCTTGACCCGGAGGAGAAGTACGTCGGCCATTTTGGGCTGAAAGGGGCTTTCAGTCACCacgtgagagaggagagagcccgaaaagagagagagcaagagagagcGAGAAGCCTCAGAAAACAAGGGGAGAACGGGAGCGAGAGAGAAGGAAAGAGATTTATTTATACAGGCCTTCTTCACATGTGCTGAGCACCGGGAAACAAGGAACGATGCCGACAGTCACACTGCCGCCGAAGGAGAACGCTCTCTTTAAGAGGATTCTGGTGAGTGGATACCAGCACACTAGCGGGCTTGATCAGAGCGCTTCGCCGGCACGCATTGCCAGATCGCTGCCTTCCCTGCACTGCGAGAAGTAGTGCTGTCAATCCTGCACCAAACGGCCTAGCATGGCACAACCGATCATTGGACAACACCGGGGATTTTAAATGCAACCCCAGCTGCaccgtttttgttttctgtaacagCGGAGCTTGATGTAACTCTTTTCCTTGCCGGTTGCTCCTGTTCGTGTCCTTTACCCTCTTGCAATCAGAGACCATGTTAACTCCACGGTCTGCCGGGAGATTACTCCCACCGAGGCCAGATGCGATGTTGCCTTAGTAAACGCCGCATTCCGATGTGATTAATCTAaggtttatttttgctttatttgcaATCACCAATTCCCCCCAGTGAATTAAAATTGCGTACATAGCATATTTGCTTTGTTGCTGTGTCAGGTGTCGTGGTGGTGCTGGTAGGGCTGGGTGTTCCGGGATCATTTATAGCTGTCAGTGTTTCTGGACTCAGTACTGCTCCTTCTATAGTCGGGCTTTCTACTCCATATCTACGATATGGTATAGACGCACATGCCACAGTTTTCTTCGTGGGTTTAAAGAATTTTCCGCTCAGGGTTGCTTTCAGCTCATAAACGTCTTGAGCAGTAAACTTTGAAAGCCATAGTGCACGTCTTTTCTCGCGTGTCATACATTAAGGACTGGAACTGAAAGCGACGGAAGTCCGTGTTTGAGGCCTGCTTCACATGCTAAATCATCCCTCGGGTTTGCTCAGGTGCCCCCTGCTTCTGTCCCTGTTGTGAAGCAATCGTAACACGTTGTTATTGAACTGTCGTTTTCTGTTGCAAGTTAAACCGCTTTAAcggtttcatttttaaacagtaCGAACCCTACAGTCTACTTTTAGAACGGACAGGCCTTGTACAGTGTGTGCAGATTCTCCCTGTGATCTAAATGAAAGATTCTGTCAAGACATTATGATGATGAGCCTTTTCATATCAATGAGTTTTTTTTGGTTCCTCACACAGGGTAAAGCAACAAACTGACAAAGCGAATGCCAGCTTGCTTCCACACTTGGACGGttgcaaaaaagtaaaaaccaaAAAGGTGTTTGAAATAGAGAAGTTCGAATTGAACCCAACACTTTTTGAACCCTATTTTCGTTAAACGCCCACTTTGGGTGAAGCAGTATATATgttgattaaattatttttcaaaagtgtCTTTTGAAGGAATACAGTGTTCACAGATTAAAGTTCTGATACATAAATACGTAAAATAAGACTCTTTGTAGTATGCAAGTTCCTTTGTTGCCTTGCCAGGTAACTTATTTGTTAGTACATGAGCAGAACTTAGTATCTGCATGCTTCTGTGTGATGTTTTGTAATCCGTTTGAGTTAATATTGTTTGTTTTAACCCTGTTCCAACGTGCTGCAGATAATTAGAATGTATTTTTGCCATGGTTCTTCATCAAATGTGTTTCCAGGTGCAATTTATGACAGTCTCAAGTTTCATAACTCCAGAGCTTTTCTGGTTTTGTAAATCTTGTAGCAGATAGTTATATTTTCCTGTAATTTGCTTGAAAGTTGACTGTAGGAAACGTCTAAAGGTTTTTTACCGTGTAGTCCTGGGCGTTTACATAGGACCTACCCATGCACTTTGTGGAGTTGTACGCAGAATGCATCAGTAGTCATATTTCCTTACTGAAATAATTCACTAATTTCGAGCTGCAATAAACCAAATAGGTTATTTTGGTCTAGTGTTTTGTAGTTTGCACCCTTGGATGCCAGAATTATACCACATTGCTAACACTGGCAAATTTTTCTGATAATTTCAGCtgataacatttaaataaatactgacgtttttttaatttattgcttTATTCGGTCTATCTGGTCATAATTGCAGCTCTTCATTTCGCTATGTAGTCATAAAACTTGCAACAACTCCTAATTTCAAGCTCATCCTTTGAACTGTACTTCAGTTTACCTGTATGTGAGTTCATTAAGCTATATAAGGGGATAATATTATGTGTCCTATGTGCTCTGGGTTCTTGAATATTGTAGTTTTGTAACATTTGCAGAAGTGTTCCCGAAAAAAAGCAGTTCAGGAAACTGTTTAAAGGGAGTGTAGTGTATGTAGGAGGAACTATAATGCAGGTAATAAGTCTTAATAATTAGCAAAAGGGCATTTGGCAAGTTTGACGTTGGGACATTCTATCACATTTTCCATGTGCAATGGAACATATATTCCTGCAAAAAAAGCCCATAGTGCCTTCACCTAACCAAATATGTTAGATGTGTTGGGTTTAGTGGATAAGCATGATTTCCTGTTATTTCAGAGTACACATTACCATAGGCTCCTAGCATCATTCCAGTCTTCAGTGCATATCTgagttttttaatttgtattttctgtCAATTCTCAGTTTCAAAATACCCAGCTTCATTGGTCTTTCCAACAACCTAAGCATACAGAAATCTGGCTTGCCAATATCTGACTAAAAAAAAGAGTTGAATCAATCAatgatgaacagacacaggtgggacTGAAGCTGTATCAGACTCTCCCTCTATTAGCGTTTTTCCTTTCTGCAGAGGTCAGTTTGGTTACCTTTCAGGCAGGTGTCCTCATACAGGTGTTCTGAAACTCTTCTGTAAATTACATTAAAGTACAGGGTTGATACCAGTTACAAATCCCATGTGACCTTTTAGGAGCTGAGAGTTGGTTTAACAAATATGCCCCAAACAGAAACCTTAAATAAACTAGCCAGAGATTAACAACTCAGCCAAAGTAAAAACCGAAAAAGGCAAAACAGACCAGGTGATGAACTGTGATGCACCTCTTTACATTCCTAGTGTTGCAGTCAGACTACGGTTGTCTGGTGTGTGTGAAACCCCTTTTGATACATTGTATAATATGCAAGTATGTGTCCACACTGGTTATATACTCATCATGGTGTTGGCAATGCTGTTAGATCAACATCCTAGTATCACAAGCAAAGACTGGGAGACAGGAAGCTGGGTTGTTGGGCTTTCCTCATCTCTGCAGATTTGGACATCAAAGGTGTGTGTCAAATCTGATGGCCTTTTCCCTAGGTTATTTTCCTCGCATTGTAAAAATTACGCTCCGTATAAGCAGAAGCCTCATTCACTTTGACTGTGGGCCTAAACAACACTGCTTCCTGCATCTTGTCCTTTGATCTACTCTGTGCAACTGAATCATTCTGATAATTGCAGGGGCAAGAGGTGGCTCTCAGAGATTAAAAATAGGCAAGTGCATTCCTTCAATTGGTTATTATCTGTAATTAAAGTAGTTTTCCCTTGCATTATTAGATAATGTAGAATGGGTGGCGATTtacacaaatttattttaaagttttttcccCCCGTCGTGAATAGAAACTAGTTTATTTGCATGTGCTTAGAAATGCTTTATTGATAGAAAAGGGTAAATCGGTCCAGTTgaatgatgtaattagtggtgtACCACTTGGGTCGGTATTGGGACCATTGCTCTTCCTTATATATAACTGTGGTCCAGAGTCTAGTATTGTTAAATTTGCAGACCATACCAAAATAGGATTAATAATCACTATAGAAGCAGCTagggaaaatgaaaaagaattggGCAGAATTCAAAACTTGGATAAattatctgtgtgtgccctgtgatggactggtgtcccatccagggtgtgttgTACCTTGCTCCTGTTGCCTGTTGGGATAAGCTCTGCCTCCCCCTAGAACGTGAATTGAATGAAGctttaagaaaatggatggatgggataGTTAGTGCAAGACGATACTTGcaggcttaaaggaatgtcctgctttgaaagacaaaaataatttaaccttTTTAGTTGGGAAGAGAGAAGACTAAAGTAAGATCTGATTCAGGTATACAAAATCCTCAAAGTCAACCCTCTCTCAAAGATGAAAACATGAGTCAttaagagttgtgggagtaagCTACcctgccatgttgttaaagctgataacCTGACTTCTTtccagaaatggctggatgaggtcTTTGGATCATTTAGCACTACCACCCAACTGGGCTATATGGGCCGAAGTGCATCCTCCTGTTTGTAGCCTTTCTAATGTTCTTCAGCActttttctttctgcatttcccagCAAGCTCTCAGGGCAAGTCGCTACATGTTTATGTTCTGAAGATGCAAATTTAGCAGGGTTTCGATATTCACAGATTTAATATTGTCAGAATTGATTATTTGTGAGAGAGTCACTAGGATCGATTTGGGcttcaaatgtgaaaaatgcgTTGTGGGCTTATTCTAGCCTACCTGTATATCCCTTCTCACTTCAGCTCCTTGGGACACGCCTCTGTGGCTGCATGTGCCTTCTCTCCTGTCAACATGATATTCctgaaattacatttatttatgaCAAATGCAAAATTACATTTATAAGGAAGCGTTACATACATTTAATGACATTTTCATAGCTTAGGAAAAACTCCTTTAGTTATTATAGGCAGCAGGGTTATTTTCAGCCTTTGCAAAGGTTTTAAACACCTGACGATTACAAATGTTGAGACTCTACTGTAGTGGAAGAAATCGCTTTTGGAATGTTGGAATGCTGGAAAGACAAAATTGGAGACAGGGCTGCAGTTGTCTCACACGCGCATCCATTTCGGTTTGAAATAGGAAAGCACCTGTAGCCCTTGTCAGAATGTTAAGGCCTCAACAGCGAAGGTGatgcattaaaataatatttaaaaagtcaaCTTGAAAGATTGTAGTTTGAGACCGAGGTAGTGAATTTCAGTCTTTGATCTCCAGAGTCCTGCAGGCTTTAGAGAGACTTTTAATTTGCAGCTGACTAACACACGAAAAACAGGCGATTTGACTtaataatgcaaataattcgTTCTTTTAAGCTAGTAAGGTTAGCACTAATGATAACCGGTTTTACTCGAGATCTTCTTATTGAAACGTATCGAATCAGACTTTAAAGTTGGTTTCGTTAAGAAAGTAGACTAGAAAGTAAACGTTTCCGCAATTGACATAATAGATGTTGTGAAATTGGGAAGTgcccctgttttgtttttgttttttaccaatcatggtataattaaaatgtaacattttgtcAATATTTCTGTAATTGTCATTAACATGGAGTCACTGGTTTTGTGTCAGGTCCTCAAGATTGTAATCTTATGTAGCACAactttttttgttcttcattCAGCATGTTTCCAAAATCTAAGGTGTTAATAACCATTTTGTCACAGTTTTACAGAGAATGTTGTCTGAAGAGACAATCCTGCCGGTGCCTTTTATGTATGTTTATAGTTGAAGACGCAGCGGGTCTGTCATTGTAACATCAGTAGCAGTGGACAAAAAGGATGCCTTTGGCCTTCCTTCACTTTCAGTTGTACCAAAACATGACAGAGCTGTGGTGTAGTTGATTTCCATCACCTTTTTAACATTTACTTTCTTCAGTATACTGTTTTACAGATCAGACCATTAAATCTTAAAAGCAGACCTCTTGGGAAGAGAGTACTTAGGTACAGTGTCTGAGAGCTATTTTTCAGTTCTGTGctccttacagtatattacagtgcAGCAGGCTTACTTATGATCTATTACTGTGTTAAAGGAGGGTATGAATTAATATTGTAAATCATTTGTATTGATAATGCAATGTGTCCTATATAGTTACTATTAAGGATTTAGGTGGGTATCAGGAGCATGTACTTGCTGGAAAGATAAGGGTAGATAGTGGAACTGTGCTAAGTCGGAAACAATCC
Above is a genomic segment from Lepisosteus oculatus isolate fLepOcu1 chromosome 1, fLepOcu1.hap2, whole genome shotgun sequence containing:
- the ndufc1 gene encoding NADH dehydrogenase [ubiquinone] 1 subunit C1, mitochondrial; this translates as MSLNRLLLQTATVSKNVTRSAFTARKPDFTNPNWLRVGMAFGSTAVLWTLLFRQHSADVQEYKKRNGLE